Proteins co-encoded in one Sparus aurata chromosome 18, fSpaAur1.1, whole genome shotgun sequence genomic window:
- the LOC115569042 gene encoding catechol O-methyltransferase-like isoform X1, producing the protein MWLMVVSVPLLPAIVMVSSCYRVKVAALYHRALTWALRLVRGTVCVRSTHAFVFSKCTHGKADSVLETFDLYADTHPSLHISPHTAEAVDEVMRRVQPSRVLELGMHCGYTSVRLLRLLPPAGTLVTVEGDPLTAELGEEIILVAGFKHSQFQVLTSSSAEAIPTLCPVLEPDQGTSEGFSLVLMDHDPQRYLPDLLALQREKLLSPSGCSVLLIYRNQRAEGLREILDHIRARPDCYDIKSELQFMTEIFYQKEERRRTQNHFYC; encoded by the exons atgtggcTCATGGTCGTTTCTGTCCCGCTGCTTCCTGCCATCGTGATGGTATCCAGCTGTTATCGTGTCAAAGTTGCTGCGCTGTACCATCGAGCTCTGACCTGGGCTCTGAGGCTGGTGCgaggaacagtgtgtgtgaggagcaCCCACGCCTTCGTCTTCTCCAAATGCACCCATGGAAAAGCTGACAGCGTCCTGGAGACCTTTGACCTTTATGCTGACACGCATCCATCCCTCCACATCAGTCCTCACACTG CTGAGGcagtggatgaagtgatgaggCGAGTGCAGCCCTCCCGGGTGTTGGAGCTGGGGATGCACTGCGGCTACACATCAGTCCGCCTCCTGCgtctgctgccccctgctggcacACTGGTCACTGTGGAGGGGGACCCGCTCACAGCAGAGCTTGGGGAGGAGATCATACTGGTCGCTGGCTTCAAACACTCCCAG TTCCAGGTGCTGACATCTAGTTCAGCTGAGGCCATACCAACATTGTGTCCTGTTCTTGAGCCTGATCAAGGGACCAGTGAGGGGTTCAGTCTGGTGCTGATGGACCATGACCCCCAGCGGTACCTTCCAGACCTGCTGGCTCTacagagagagaagctcctcaGCCCGTCTGGCTGCTCTGTCCTCCTGATCTACAGGAACCAAAGAGCTGAAGGTCTCAGAGAAATCCTGGACCACATCAGAGCGAGACCCGACTGCTACGACATCAAGTCAGAGCTCCAGTTTATGACAGAGATCTTCTACCAGAAGGAAGAGAGACGACG GACACAGAACCATTTCTACTGCTGA
- the LOC115569042 gene encoding catechol O-methyltransferase-like isoform X2, whose protein sequence is MWLMVVSVPLLPAIVMVSSCYRVKVAALYHRALTWALRLVRGTVCVRSTHAFVFSKCTHGKADSVLETFDLYADTHPSLHISPHTAEAVDEVMRRVQPSRVLELGMHCGYTSVRLLRLLPPAGTLVTVEGDPLTAELGEEIILVAGFKHSQFQVLTSSSAEAIPTLCPVLEPDQGTSEGFSLVLMDHDPQRYLPDLLALQREKLLSPSGCSVLLIYRNQRAEGLREILDHIRARPDCYDIKSELQFMTEIFYQKEERRRH, encoded by the exons atgtggcTCATGGTCGTTTCTGTCCCGCTGCTTCCTGCCATCGTGATGGTATCCAGCTGTTATCGTGTCAAAGTTGCTGCGCTGTACCATCGAGCTCTGACCTGGGCTCTGAGGCTGGTGCgaggaacagtgtgtgtgaggagcaCCCACGCCTTCGTCTTCTCCAAATGCACCCATGGAAAAGCTGACAGCGTCCTGGAGACCTTTGACCTTTATGCTGACACGCATCCATCCCTCCACATCAGTCCTCACACTG CTGAGGcagtggatgaagtgatgaggCGAGTGCAGCCCTCCCGGGTGTTGGAGCTGGGGATGCACTGCGGCTACACATCAGTCCGCCTCCTGCgtctgctgccccctgctggcacACTGGTCACTGTGGAGGGGGACCCGCTCACAGCAGAGCTTGGGGAGGAGATCATACTGGTCGCTGGCTTCAAACACTCCCAG TTCCAGGTGCTGACATCTAGTTCAGCTGAGGCCATACCAACATTGTGTCCTGTTCTTGAGCCTGATCAAGGGACCAGTGAGGGGTTCAGTCTGGTGCTGATGGACCATGACCCCCAGCGGTACCTTCCAGACCTGCTGGCTCTacagagagagaagctcctcaGCCCGTCTGGCTGCTCTGTCCTCCTGATCTACAGGAACCAAAGAGCTGAAGGTCTCAGAGAAATCCTGGACCACATCAGAGCGAGACCCGACTGCTACGACATCAAGTCAGAGCTCCAGTTTATGACAGAGATCTTCTACCAGAAGGAAGAGAGACGACG TCATTAA
- the LOC115569042 gene encoding catechol O-methyltransferase-like isoform X3, whose product MEKLTASWRPLTFMLTRIHPSTSVLTLPMEMNSTLSLSPVPAEAVDEVMRRVQPSRVLELGMHCGYTSVRLLRLLPPAGTLVTVEGDPLTAELGEEIILVAGFKHSQFQVLTSSSAEAIPTLCPVLEPDQGTSEGFSLVLMDHDPQRYLPDLLALQREKLLSPSGCSVLLIYRNQRAEGLREILDHIRARPDCYDIKSELQFMTEIFYQKEERRRTQNHFYC is encoded by the exons ATGGAAAAGCTGACAGCGTCCTGGAGACCTTTGACCTTTATGCTGACACGCATCCATCCCTCCACATCAGTCCTCACACTG CCGATGGAGATGAACAGCACCCTGTCCCTGTCTCCTGTCCCAGCTGAGGcagtggatgaagtgatgaggCGAGTGCAGCCCTCCCGGGTGTTGGAGCTGGGGATGCACTGCGGCTACACATCAGTCCGCCTCCTGCgtctgctgccccctgctggcacACTGGTCACTGTGGAGGGGGACCCGCTCACAGCAGAGCTTGGGGAGGAGATCATACTGGTCGCTGGCTTCAAACACTCCCAG TTCCAGGTGCTGACATCTAGTTCAGCTGAGGCCATACCAACATTGTGTCCTGTTCTTGAGCCTGATCAAGGGACCAGTGAGGGGTTCAGTCTGGTGCTGATGGACCATGACCCCCAGCGGTACCTTCCAGACCTGCTGGCTCTacagagagagaagctcctcaGCCCGTCTGGCTGCTCTGTCCTCCTGATCTACAGGAACCAAAGAGCTGAAGGTCTCAGAGAAATCCTGGACCACATCAGAGCGAGACCCGACTGCTACGACATCAAGTCAGAGCTCCAGTTTATGACAGAGATCTTCTACCAGAAGGAAGAGAGACGACG GACACAGAACCATTTCTACTGCTGA